A genomic region of Bdellovibrionales bacterium contains the following coding sequences:
- a CDS encoding MinD/ParA family protein, with protein sequence MSSSANGINIGKGRTRTISITSGKGGVGKSTLVANLALSLSRSGQRILVLDGDLGMANLDILFGVSARNQLDRVLFEDIPINEALVSVGPNIDLIPGGSGIYELQRLPASMKQYLMDKINQLHTSYDFMFIDTAPGIDDNVLYLNSAAGEIVVVVTPDPASVTDAYALIKVLHSRCRENRFSILCNMVRDEKEGLQVFRRLSEVADRFLCVSLDYRGFVPADPNMAKATKLQQLVLDAEPRSPSSQAIRGIGEKFNGFEHLSEAKGGIQFFWRQLVGVA encoded by the coding sequence ATGAGTTCTTCAGCAAATGGGATCAATATTGGAAAGGGCCGGACGAGGACGATTAGCATCACCTCCGGAAAGGGGGGTGTTGGGAAATCGACTTTGGTTGCAAATCTAGCGCTTTCTCTGAGTCGATCGGGGCAGCGAATCTTGGTGTTGGACGGCGATTTGGGAATGGCAAACCTAGATATTCTATTTGGAGTAAGCGCACGGAATCAGCTCGACCGAGTGTTATTTGAGGACATACCCATCAATGAGGCATTGGTATCAGTGGGCCCCAATATAGATCTCATTCCAGGAGGAAGCGGCATTTACGAATTGCAGAGATTGCCGGCATCTATGAAGCAATATTTGATGGACAAGATCAATCAACTTCATACTTCCTATGATTTTATGTTCATTGATACTGCTCCGGGAATTGATGACAACGTTCTCTATCTCAACTCCGCGGCAGGAGAGATTGTTGTGGTTGTTACTCCTGATCCAGCCTCTGTAACGGATGCCTACGCTCTCATTAAGGTTCTGCATTCACGATGTCGAGAAAATCGCTTCTCTATTCTCTGCAACATGGTGAGAGATGAAAAAGAGGGTCTTCAGGTCTTTCGTAGGTTGAGTGAGGTGGCGGATCGCTTTTTGTGTGTCAGTCTAGATTATCGCGGATTCGTTCCTGCCGATCCAAACATGGCAAAGGCAACAAAGTTGCAACAGTTGGTGTTGGATGCTGAGCCAAGGAGTCCGTCCAGTCAAGCGATTCGGGGTATTGGTGAAAAATTTAATGGTTTTGAACACCTAAGCGAGGCCAAAGGCGGTATACAGTTTTTCTGGAGGCAGCTGGTAGGTGTGGCATGA